A window of Clavibacter michiganensis contains these coding sequences:
- a CDS encoding cellulase family glycosylhydrolase, whose translation MPFANSCLRASSVADWGTTANPDLKGITPLQLMDRAIASAKANGLNVFLDQHRPTTDGQSELWYTNDLPESQWISDWKMLADRYKDDPTVIGVDLHNEPHGQASWGTGDTATDWRLAAERGGDAVLSVNPKLLVIVEGTDKQPDGSGTWWGGALGAAGDKPVELSVPNRVVYSPHGYPASIYAQSWFSSPDYPNNLPGVWDAHWGYLAKKSIAPVLLGEFGTKLETTSDKQWLSTLVSYLQTTGISSSFWSFNPDSGDTGGLVMSDWVTPEQAKLDAMAPILHPATGGSGSGSGSSSGSGSSSGSGSSSGSTPAPQPQPQPAPSTSGAVTATWQPGGSWSSGYVADLDVTAKSAVAGWTVSWASPGTTSVGNSWGMRCIVASGTVTCTGADWAGALSAGQTVHVGLQAAGGPAPSSPQLAVTSR comes from the coding sequence ATGCCGTTCGCGAACAGCTGCCTCCGGGCGTCGAGCGTCGCGGACTGGGGGACCACCGCCAATCCGGATCTGAAGGGCATCACCCCGCTGCAGCTCATGGACCGTGCCATCGCCTCTGCGAAGGCCAACGGCCTGAACGTGTTCCTCGACCAGCACCGCCCGACGACCGACGGCCAGTCCGAGCTGTGGTACACGAACGACCTCCCCGAGTCCCAGTGGATCTCCGACTGGAAGATGCTCGCGGACCGCTACAAGGACGACCCCACGGTCATCGGCGTCGACCTGCACAACGAGCCGCACGGCCAGGCTTCCTGGGGCACGGGCGACACGGCCACCGATTGGCGGCTCGCCGCCGAGCGCGGCGGCGACGCGGTGTTGTCGGTCAACCCGAAGCTGCTCGTCATCGTCGAGGGCACCGACAAGCAGCCCGACGGATCCGGCACGTGGTGGGGCGGGGCCCTCGGCGCCGCGGGCGACAAGCCCGTCGAGCTGAGCGTGCCGAACCGCGTCGTGTACTCGCCGCACGGCTACCCCGCGAGCATCTACGCGCAGTCGTGGTTCAGCTCGCCGGACTACCCGAACAACCTGCCCGGCGTGTGGGACGCCCACTGGGGCTACCTCGCGAAGAAGAGCATCGCCCCGGTGCTGCTCGGCGAGTTCGGCACGAAGCTGGAGACCACCAGCGACAAGCAGTGGCTCTCGACGCTCGTGTCGTACCTCCAGACCACCGGCATCAGCTCGTCGTTCTGGTCGTTCAACCCCGACAGCGGTGACACCGGCGGGCTCGTGATGAGCGACTGGGTCACGCCCGAGCAGGCGAAGCTCGACGCGATGGCGCCGATCCTGCACCCGGCCACCGGGGGATCCGGCTCCGGGTCGGGCTCGTCGTCGGGCTCCGGGTCGTCGTCGGGCTCCGGCTCGTCGTCCGGATCCACGCCCGCGCCGCAGCCGCAGCCGCAGCCCGCGCCCTCCACGTCGGGCGCCGTGACGGCCACGTGGCAGCCCGGCGGATCCTGGTCGTCCGGCTACGTGGCCGACCTCGACGTCACCGCGAAGTCCGCGGTCGCCGGGTGGACCGTGTCGTGGGCGAGCCCGGGCACGACCTCCGTGGGGAACAGCTGGGGCATGCGCTGCATCGTCGCCTCCGGCACCGTGACGTGCACGGGCGCCGACTGGGCAGGTGCGCTGTCCGCGGGTCAGACCGTCCATGTCGGTCTGCAGGCCGCGGGCGGGCCGGCTCCGTCCTCGCCGCAGCTCGCCGTCACGAGCCGCTGA
- a CDS encoding extracellular solute-binding protein produces MDPVTGKAGGRPSAWSRRQILMGGAAALGGAFLVGGLSGCAPQVASAGGIVDLKYWHLLSGGDGIRMTEMVKEANDSGDGFDVTATVLAWGQPYYTKLAMASVGGRAPDVAIMHAARVPGFAPGGLLDPWDTDRLAELGVTQADFEPRVWDKGVVDGKLYSIALDSHPFILMYNTDVAAQAGVLGGDGQLEEITSPDRFLEVMRAMQAVTGEHALSYGYLGDGAQMWRLFYTFYKQMGGDMELPTGGEVVYDRDKAVASLEYIQTLLDGTIATPSGDAGTAIAEFAGAKSGAIVTGVWELPTFQKAKVPFDAMPIPNLFGTPATFADSHAFVLPHQSSPDPVKREKTYAFVADLLKNSLQWAGAGHIPAYKPIVDSPEYAELLPQAHYADAAAQIEYDPVAYFTGSGSDFQTYFAENVQNVFLGRQEAGVGLDAFIRQIDALLAKPNPL; encoded by the coding sequence ATGGATCCTGTTACGGGAAAGGCCGGGGGACGTCCCTCGGCGTGGTCGAGGCGTCAGATCCTCATGGGCGGAGCGGCGGCCCTGGGCGGCGCGTTCCTGGTCGGCGGTCTCTCCGGCTGCGCGCCCCAGGTGGCGTCGGCCGGCGGCATCGTCGACCTGAAGTACTGGCACCTGCTATCCGGCGGCGACGGCATCCGGATGACGGAGATGGTGAAGGAGGCGAACGACTCCGGCGACGGATTCGACGTCACCGCCACCGTCCTCGCCTGGGGCCAGCCGTACTACACGAAGCTCGCCATGGCGTCGGTCGGCGGGCGCGCCCCTGACGTCGCCATCATGCACGCGGCCCGCGTGCCCGGCTTCGCGCCCGGCGGCCTGCTCGATCCGTGGGACACCGACAGGCTCGCCGAGCTCGGCGTCACCCAGGCCGACTTCGAGCCGCGCGTCTGGGACAAGGGCGTCGTCGACGGGAAGCTGTACTCCATCGCCCTCGACAGCCACCCGTTCATCCTCATGTACAACACGGACGTCGCGGCCCAGGCGGGCGTGCTGGGCGGCGACGGCCAGCTCGAGGAGATCACGTCGCCCGACCGGTTCCTCGAGGTCATGCGGGCGATGCAGGCCGTCACGGGCGAGCACGCCCTCAGCTACGGGTACCTCGGCGACGGCGCCCAGATGTGGCGCCTCTTCTACACGTTCTACAAGCAGATGGGCGGCGACATGGAGCTGCCGACGGGCGGCGAGGTCGTCTACGACCGCGACAAGGCCGTCGCGTCGCTCGAGTACATCCAGACCCTGCTCGACGGCACGATCGCCACCCCGAGCGGCGACGCGGGCACCGCCATCGCCGAGTTCGCGGGCGCCAAGAGCGGCGCCATCGTCACGGGCGTGTGGGAGCTCCCCACCTTCCAGAAGGCGAAGGTGCCCTTCGACGCGATGCCCATCCCGAACCTGTTCGGGACGCCCGCGACGTTCGCCGACTCGCACGCGTTCGTGCTGCCGCACCAGAGCTCGCCGGATCCCGTCAAGCGCGAGAAGACGTACGCGTTCGTCGCCGACCTGCTGAAGAACTCGCTGCAGTGGGCGGGCGCCGGGCACATCCCGGCGTACAAGCCCATCGTGGACAGCCCCGAGTACGCGGAGCTCCTGCCGCAGGCGCACTACGCGGACGCGGCCGCGCAGATCGAGTACGACCCGGTCGCGTACTTCACCGGATCCGGCTCGGACTTCCAGACGTACTTCGCCGAGAACGTGCAGAACGTGTTCCTCGGGCGGCAGGAGGCGGGCGTCGGCCTCGACGCCTTCATCCGGCAGATCGACGCGCTGCTCGCCAAGCCCAACCCCCTGTAG
- a CDS encoding GNAT family N-acetyltransferase encodes MDVPQTVPTMRDGRISVRPIRLRDSRALERSLLDNRSWLRKWEATSPYAPMAFDTRASIRSLQANARAGLGVPLVIDYDDEFAGQLNVSSIAYGSLSSATIGYWVGQEFAGRNVTPTAVALATDYCFTALGLHRMEICIRPENAPSLRVVQKLGFRYEGLRRRYIHINGDWRDHFCFGLVVEELSTSVLARWKEGGVDPEWSRVPDADVQAAAVPLAVQRRI; translated from the coding sequence ATGGACGTGCCGCAGACCGTACCCACCATGCGGGACGGGCGCATCTCCGTCCGGCCCATCCGGCTCCGCGACTCCCGGGCCCTCGAGCGCTCGCTCCTCGACAACCGCTCCTGGCTCCGCAAGTGGGAGGCCACGAGCCCCTACGCGCCGATGGCGTTCGACACGCGCGCGAGCATCAGGTCGCTGCAGGCCAACGCGCGCGCCGGCCTCGGGGTGCCGCTCGTCATCGACTACGACGACGAGTTCGCCGGGCAGCTCAACGTGTCCTCCATCGCCTACGGCTCTCTCTCGAGCGCGACCATCGGCTACTGGGTCGGCCAGGAGTTCGCGGGACGGAACGTCACGCCCACGGCCGTCGCGCTCGCCACCGACTACTGCTTCACCGCGCTCGGGCTGCACCGGATGGAGATCTGCATCCGGCCCGAGAACGCGCCCAGCCTCCGTGTCGTGCAGAAGCTCGGCTTCCGGTACGAGGGGCTGCGCCGCCGCTACATCCACATCAACGGCGACTGGCGCGACCACTTCTGCTTCGGCCTCGTCGTCGAGGAGCTCTCCACCAGCGTGCTCGCGCGCTGGAAGGAGGGCGGCGTCGATCCCGAGTGGTCGCGCGTCCCCGACGCGGACGTGCAGGCGGCCGCCGTGCCGCTCGCCGTGCAGCGCCGGATCTGA
- a CDS encoding LacI family DNA-binding transcriptional regulator, with protein sequence MRATVKDVAARAGVSPKTVSNVITGRVAVSPATRERVERAVADLDYVPNLSARGLRNGRTGVIAVALPDLGTAYSAELAHHLVEVAHEAGYSIQMEETGSRPDRERDLMSRAREHLVDGLILNPVLLSRSAIARAESLPPVVVIGEVEQEIVDRVLVDSVRAAYDMTRHLLGTGARRIAALGTATREESAAGDLRRIGYRRAMEEAGEVPVEIDRTGWNSASGAEAVEAWLADGNPVPDALFCFTDGLAFGALRALADHGVRVPEDIQVAGFDDVDQSRFSIPTLTTVHFDIRAYAEAAVGQLVRRIEERDGPPVQLVIPHRIVVRGSTRPTA encoded by the coding sequence ATGCGCGCGACAGTGAAGGACGTCGCCGCGCGCGCCGGGGTCTCCCCGAAGACGGTGTCGAACGTGATCACCGGCCGCGTCGCCGTGAGCCCCGCCACGCGCGAGCGCGTCGAGCGGGCGGTCGCCGATCTCGACTATGTGCCGAACCTCTCCGCGCGCGGCCTCCGCAACGGGCGCACGGGCGTCATCGCGGTCGCCCTGCCCGACCTCGGCACCGCGTACTCCGCGGAGCTCGCGCACCACCTGGTGGAGGTGGCGCACGAGGCCGGCTACAGCATCCAGATGGAGGAGACGGGCTCCCGGCCCGACCGCGAGCGCGACCTCATGTCCCGGGCGCGCGAGCACCTGGTCGACGGCCTGATCCTGAACCCCGTCCTGCTGTCGCGGAGCGCCATCGCCCGCGCCGAGTCGCTGCCGCCCGTCGTGGTGATCGGCGAGGTCGAGCAGGAGATCGTCGACCGGGTGCTCGTCGACAGCGTCCGGGCGGCGTACGACATGACCCGCCACCTCCTCGGCACGGGCGCCCGGCGCATCGCGGCGCTCGGCACGGCCACGCGCGAGGAGTCCGCGGCGGGCGACCTCCGCCGCATCGGCTACCGGCGCGCGATGGAGGAGGCGGGCGAGGTGCCCGTCGAGATCGACCGCACGGGCTGGAACAGCGCATCAGGGGCCGAGGCCGTCGAGGCCTGGCTGGCCGACGGCAACCCCGTGCCGGACGCCCTGTTCTGCTTCACCGACGGCCTCGCGTTCGGCGCCCTGCGCGCGCTCGCCGACCACGGGGTGCGCGTCCCCGAGGACATCCAGGTCGCGGGCTTCGACGACGTCGACCAGTCGCGCTTCTCGATCCCCACCCTCACCACCGTGCACTTCGACATCCGCGCCTACGCGGAGGCGGCCGTCGGCCAGCTGGTGCGCCGGATCGAGGAGCGCGACGGCCCGCCCGTGCAGCTCGTGATCCCGCACCGCATCGTCGTCCGCGGCAGCACGCGCCCTACCGCCTGA
- a CDS encoding 5-formyltetrahydrofolate cyclo-ligase, whose translation MPSEVGNEKRALRAQLRERRRQMTSTERDEAAHGLTSRLTELVANHDASRVACYLSTVDEPTTRPFLQWLHANDRQVLLPVSRNDGLLDWVVSDGTETEGLFGLPEPVGELLGPIAINDVDLIVVPAAAVDQGGMRMGWGRGYFDKTLGSMEACPPVYAVVFDAEFVDELPREKHDMPVDGIVTPTLIHSF comes from the coding sequence ATGCCGAGCGAAGTCGGGAACGAGAAGAGGGCCCTGCGCGCCCAGCTGCGGGAGCGTCGTCGGCAGATGACCTCGACGGAGCGCGACGAGGCGGCGCACGGGCTGACCAGCCGCCTGACGGAGCTCGTGGCGAACCACGACGCGAGCCGGGTGGCCTGCTACCTCTCCACGGTCGACGAGCCCACCACGCGGCCCTTCCTCCAGTGGCTGCATGCGAACGACCGGCAGGTGCTCCTGCCGGTGTCGCGCAACGACGGCCTGCTCGACTGGGTCGTGAGCGACGGCACCGAGACCGAGGGCCTGTTCGGCCTGCCGGAGCCGGTGGGCGAGCTGCTCGGGCCGATCGCCATCAACGACGTCGACCTCATCGTCGTGCCCGCCGCCGCGGTCGACCAGGGCGGGATGCGCATGGGCTGGGGCCGCGGCTACTTCGACAAGACCCTCGGATCCATGGAGGCCTGCCCCCCGGTCTACGCTGTGGTGTTCGACGCCGAGTTCGTCGACGAGCTCCCGCGGGAGAAGCACGACATGCCGGTCGACGGCATCGTGACCCCGACCCTCATCCACTCCTTCTAG
- the galU gene encoding UTP--glucose-1-phosphate uridylyltransferase GalU: MVTHITKAVIPAAGLGTRFLPATKAMPKEMLPVVDRPAIQYVVEEAVGAGLHDVLMITGRNKTALENHFDRNAELEATLQLKGDDAKLRKVNESTDLADMHYVRQGDPKGLGHAVLRAEMHVGREPFAVLLGDDIIDKRDVLLSRMIEVQLQRGCSVVALLEVDPSQTHLYGVATVEETDDDDVVRITGMVEKPAAGTAPSNLAIIGRYVLRPEVFDVLHKTEPGKGGEIQLTDALEKMAAAPEWTGGVYGVVFRGRRYDTGDRLDYLKAIVQLGVDHEDLGEGLREWLPEFVKTLER; this comes from the coding sequence ATGGTCACCCACATCACGAAGGCTGTCATCCCCGCCGCGGGACTCGGAACGCGATTCCTTCCCGCGACGAAGGCGATGCCGAAGGAGATGCTGCCGGTCGTGGACCGCCCGGCCATCCAGTACGTGGTGGAGGAGGCCGTGGGCGCCGGACTGCACGACGTCCTCATGATCACGGGCCGCAACAAGACCGCCCTCGAGAACCACTTCGACCGCAACGCCGAGCTCGAGGCCACCCTCCAGCTCAAGGGCGACGACGCGAAGCTCCGCAAGGTCAACGAGTCCACGGACCTCGCCGACATGCACTACGTCCGCCAGGGCGACCCCAAGGGCCTCGGCCACGCGGTGCTCCGCGCCGAGATGCACGTGGGCCGCGAGCCGTTCGCCGTGCTCCTCGGCGACGACATCATCGACAAGCGCGACGTGCTCCTGTCCCGCATGATCGAGGTCCAGCTCCAGCGCGGCTGCTCCGTCGTCGCGCTCCTCGAGGTGGATCCCTCGCAGACGCACCTCTACGGCGTCGCCACGGTCGAGGAGACCGACGACGACGACGTCGTGCGCATCACCGGCATGGTCGAGAAGCCCGCCGCAGGCACCGCGCCCTCCAACCTCGCGATCATCGGCCGCTACGTGCTGCGCCCCGAGGTCTTCGACGTGCTGCACAAGACGGAGCCCGGCAAGGGCGGCGAGATCCAGCTGACGGATGCGCTCGAGAAGATGGCCGCCGCGCCCGAGTGGACGGGCGGCGTGTACGGCGTCGTCTTCCGCGGCCGCCGCTACGACACGGGTGACCGGCTCGACTACCTGAAGGCCATCGTCCAGCTCGGCGTCGACCACGAGGACCTCGGCGAGGGCCTGCGTGAGTGGCTGCCCGAGTTCGTCAAGACGCTCGAGCGCTGA
- a CDS encoding DUF3054 domain-containing protein, with product MTPRTARRAARPEIVRAVVLDAALIVVFVLIGRASHGEDLAPSGVLGTAWPFLAGGLVGWIVARAWRSPSRVVPTGLLVWGVTLVVGMVLRALSGEGVLVPFVITTAIILAVLMLGWRAISALVVRRRARA from the coding sequence GTGACTCCCCGAACCGCCCGCCGCGCCGCCCGTCCCGAGATCGTCCGCGCCGTCGTCCTCGACGCCGCGCTCATCGTCGTCTTCGTCCTCATCGGGCGGGCGAGCCATGGCGAGGACCTCGCGCCGTCGGGCGTGCTCGGCACCGCGTGGCCGTTCCTCGCGGGCGGGCTCGTCGGCTGGATCGTCGCCCGTGCCTGGCGCAGCCCCTCGCGCGTCGTGCCCACCGGCCTCCTGGTGTGGGGTGTGACGCTCGTGGTCGGCATGGTGCTCCGCGCGCTCAGCGGCGAGGGCGTGCTGGTGCCGTTCGTCATCACGACCGCGATCATCCTGGCGGTGCTGATGCTCGGCTGGCGCGCGATCTCGGCCCTCGTCGTCCGTCGGCGCGCGCGGGCCTGA
- a CDS encoding DUF7059 domain-containing protein — protein sequence MPRPAIPPVTIATPEVRALRADLEAAPFTLASALDVWGDAAGQALHRGNRIPARRAVEAARTADGLPAAAVLAALFVLGDPVDADDLGAALPTLGLEGAARLGLVEVDCVRVRPAVDLRPYGFIDAHGVGEWWIASDLGELATGGALDEDHVLGVGGASATLSGLMISMPVASALDLGTGCGIQALHASRHADRVVATDISARALAFAALNAALNGITTIELRLGSLFEPVAGERFDHIVSNPPFVITPRAEGVPAYEYRDAGLVGDALVEGVVADLADHLTPGGLAQLLGNWEHRAGEPGLERVAGWLDRAAARAISGLDAWVVEREVQDAALYAETWIRDGGTRAGTPESEALMDAWLDDFAARGVDAVGFGYLTLRRPTSGTPTLRRLERLHGGLGHNPTGLGDHLQASLAAHDALAAVDDRALAGLALVVAGDVTEERHYWPGAEDPTVMTLRQGAGFGREVPLDTGLAALVGACDGELAVGAIVDAVAQLTAVDADALRAELLPRIRALVADGFLTLPSAVSDDGLAERPARDA from the coding sequence GTGCCCCGCCCCGCGATCCCGCCCGTGACCATCGCGACCCCGGAGGTGCGGGCGCTTCGCGCCGACCTCGAGGCGGCGCCCTTCACGCTGGCGTCGGCGCTCGACGTCTGGGGCGACGCGGCCGGGCAGGCGCTGCACCGCGGGAACCGGATCCCGGCCCGTCGCGCCGTCGAGGCCGCGCGCACCGCCGACGGCCTCCCGGCAGCCGCCGTGCTCGCGGCCCTGTTCGTGCTGGGCGACCCGGTCGACGCCGACGACCTCGGTGCAGCCCTGCCGACGCTGGGCCTCGAGGGTGCCGCACGCCTCGGCCTCGTCGAGGTCGACTGCGTGCGCGTGCGCCCGGCCGTCGACCTCCGCCCGTACGGCTTCATCGACGCGCACGGCGTCGGCGAGTGGTGGATCGCGTCCGACCTGGGCGAGCTCGCCACCGGCGGCGCCCTCGACGAGGACCACGTGCTCGGCGTCGGCGGCGCGTCCGCCACCCTCAGCGGCCTCATGATCTCCATGCCCGTCGCCAGCGCCCTCGACCTCGGCACCGGCTGCGGGATCCAGGCGCTGCACGCGTCCCGGCACGCCGACCGGGTCGTCGCGACGGACATCTCCGCGCGCGCCCTCGCGTTCGCGGCGCTGAACGCGGCGCTCAACGGGATCACGACCATCGAGCTGCGGCTCGGCAGCCTGTTCGAGCCGGTCGCGGGGGAGCGGTTCGACCACATCGTCTCCAACCCGCCCTTCGTGATCACGCCGCGCGCGGAGGGCGTTCCGGCCTACGAGTACCGCGACGCGGGGCTCGTGGGCGACGCGCTCGTCGAGGGCGTCGTCGCCGACCTCGCCGACCACCTGACGCCCGGCGGCCTCGCGCAGCTCCTCGGCAACTGGGAGCACCGCGCCGGGGAGCCCGGCCTCGAGCGCGTCGCGGGCTGGCTGGACCGGGCGGCGGCGCGCGCCATATCCGGCCTCGACGCCTGGGTCGTGGAGCGCGAGGTGCAGGACGCGGCGCTGTACGCCGAGACGTGGATCCGCGACGGCGGCACCCGAGCAGGCACCCCCGAGTCGGAGGCGCTGATGGACGCCTGGCTCGACGACTTCGCCGCGCGCGGGGTGGACGCGGTCGGCTTCGGCTACCTCACCCTCCGCCGGCCGACCTCGGGGACGCCGACGCTCCGCCGCCTCGAACGGCTGCACGGCGGCCTCGGCCACAACCCGACGGGCCTCGGCGACCACCTCCAGGCCTCCCTCGCCGCGCACGATGCACTCGCCGCCGTCGATGACCGCGCGCTCGCCGGGCTCGCGCTCGTGGTGGCCGGCGACGTCACGGAGGAGCGGCACTACTGGCCGGGCGCCGAGGATCCCACGGTCATGACGCTCCGCCAGGGCGCGGGCTTCGGCCGCGAGGTGCCGCTCGACACCGGGCTCGCGGCGCTGGTCGGGGCATGCGACGGGGAGCTCGCGGTGGGCGCCATCGTCGACGCCGTCGCGCAGCTCACCGCGGTGGACGCCGACGCCCTGCGCGCCGAGCTGCTGCCGCGGATCCGCGCGCTCGTCGCCGACGGGTTCCTCACGCTCCCGAGCGCGGTGTCCGACGACGGGCTCGCCGAGCGCCCAGCGCGCGACGCCTAG
- the mscL gene encoding large conductance mechanosensitive channel protein MscL, which produces MKGFKEFILRGNVIDLAVAVVIGAAFTAIVTAIVTSVFNPVIGALFDAEDLATALPVTIPTVSGGENTIYFGAVVAAIINFLIVAAVVYFALVLPVNHLKKVAFAKQKAAEEATPKDVPPTETELLIEIRDLLAGRPSPEGSHTVPSSTGQHVAEPGTPA; this is translated from the coding sequence GTGAAGGGCTTCAAGGAATTCATCCTCCGCGGCAACGTCATCGACCTCGCGGTCGCGGTCGTCATCGGCGCCGCGTTCACCGCGATCGTGACGGCCATCGTCACGTCCGTCTTCAACCCTGTGATCGGGGCGCTGTTCGATGCGGAGGATCTCGCGACGGCGCTGCCCGTCACGATCCCCACGGTGTCGGGCGGAGAGAACACCATCTACTTCGGCGCCGTCGTCGCCGCGATCATCAACTTCCTGATCGTCGCCGCGGTCGTCTACTTCGCGCTCGTGCTGCCGGTGAACCACCTCAAGAAGGTCGCGTTCGCGAAGCAGAAGGCCGCGGAGGAGGCGACGCCGAAGGACGTGCCGCCCACCGAGACGGAGCTGCTGATCGAGATCCGCGACCTGCTGGCCGGGCGGCCGTCGCCCGAGGGCTCGCACACGGTGCCGTCGTCGACCGGCCAGCACGTGGCCGAGCCCGGCACGCCGGCCTAG